A genomic stretch from Legionella adelaidensis includes:
- a CDS encoding bifunctional SulP family inorganic anion transporter/carbonic anhydrase, with product MTESILTNLRKLRVYRKRSFKFDFIAAIVVFLVAIPLCLGIALASGAPLFSGILSGIIGGIIIGSLSGSQVSVSGPAAGMAAVVLGAITQLGDFQIFLLAVAIAGLLQILMGTLRAGFIADYIPSNVIQGLLCAIGILLILKQLPLAFTLSSDLTELKGHLLDTTEGFSLKPLYELSFHINSGAVLISLTSFALLIFFDKTRITWLKAIPGPIVVVILGILLNELFLFYDSYLAQHSPQLVNIPKQERMIDFFAQMQLPNWSAWSNPKVYFYALVIAIVASLETLLNVKAGEKLDRKRRYTSKDRELFAQGIGNMVAGLIGGIPVTSVVVRTSVNIQAGSKTKMSTILHGIFILLAVMLLPDMLNRIPLCSLAAILIYTGYKLTKPAIYTQIYKQGWDRFIPFIATLISIVALNLLVGILIGLIVSLFFIFKAHSQVRIDIIKEIYPNGITNRLILPQQTTFLNKASLVAELDSIPKNSQLIIDARYSDFIDKEIVELIKEFQSEQAPLKQISLNLMGFKDYYNIHNYIDFITVTTYDVQANLQPSRVLNILREGNHRFLKDRRIHRSLKIDIKHTASTQHPIAVVLACIDSRVPVETIFDMTFGDLFCVRVGGNVVNDDVLASIEYACSVVGAKLIVVLGHTHCGAIQAACDDVEKGHITQLLAKIKPAIAAEKETEVNRNSQNTPFVNKVIKLNVGHTLHDIYKKSTILREMTENDEIGMVGAVYDVNTGKVNFRNFGPEVQQFDPHATELAEKLSTLISDAHADEMHKELQLEIP from the coding sequence ATGACCGAATCCATACTCACAAATTTGCGTAAACTACGCGTTTATAGAAAGCGAAGTTTTAAATTTGATTTTATTGCCGCTATAGTAGTTTTCCTAGTCGCCATCCCTCTGTGTTTAGGTATTGCCTTAGCCTCTGGTGCCCCTCTTTTCTCGGGTATTTTAAGTGGAATAATCGGCGGCATAATTATTGGCTCTCTTAGTGGCTCACAAGTAAGTGTAAGTGGCCCCGCCGCAGGAATGGCTGCTGTTGTTTTAGGTGCTATTACACAGCTCGGTGATTTTCAAATTTTTCTTCTGGCCGTTGCCATAGCCGGCTTACTGCAAATCCTTATGGGCACATTACGTGCTGGATTTATTGCTGATTATATTCCTTCCAACGTTATCCAAGGGTTATTATGTGCAATCGGTATATTATTAATACTTAAACAACTTCCTTTGGCATTTACCCTTTCCTCTGATTTAACTGAGCTTAAAGGCCACTTATTAGACACAACCGAGGGCTTTAGTTTAAAACCTTTATATGAGCTTTCTTTCCATATTAATAGTGGTGCTGTGCTCATTTCGTTAACCTCATTTGCATTATTAATCTTTTTTGATAAAACACGGATTACATGGTTAAAAGCTATTCCTGGTCCCATAGTGGTAGTAATACTTGGTATCTTATTGAATGAATTATTTTTATTCTATGATTCGTATCTAGCCCAGCATAGCCCCCAATTAGTAAATATCCCCAAACAAGAACGCATGATCGATTTCTTTGCCCAAATGCAATTACCTAATTGGTCAGCCTGGTCTAATCCTAAAGTATATTTTTACGCCCTGGTTATCGCAATTGTTGCTTCTTTGGAAACCTTATTAAACGTTAAAGCAGGGGAAAAGCTGGATCGTAAAAGACGTTACACTTCCAAAGACAGGGAACTATTTGCGCAAGGGATCGGTAATATGGTAGCGGGGCTAATTGGCGGGATTCCCGTAACCTCCGTAGTAGTAAGAACTTCGGTTAATATCCAGGCGGGTTCTAAAACAAAAATGTCTACTATATTGCATGGCATATTTATCTTATTAGCGGTAATGTTATTACCAGACATGCTTAATCGCATTCCATTGTGCTCTTTAGCAGCTATTTTAATTTATACTGGTTACAAATTAACCAAGCCAGCAATTTATACCCAAATTTACAAACAAGGTTGGGACAGGTTTATTCCTTTTATTGCTACATTAATCAGTATTGTTGCTTTAAACTTATTGGTCGGCATTCTTATCGGATTAATCGTTAGCTTATTTTTTATTTTCAAAGCACATAGTCAAGTGCGCATTGATATTATTAAAGAAATATACCCCAATGGAATAACTAATCGTTTGATTCTGCCTCAGCAAACTACCTTTTTAAATAAAGCTTCATTGGTTGCCGAATTAGACTCTATCCCCAAGAATTCGCAATTAATTATCGACGCACGTTATTCAGATTTTATTGACAAAGAAATAGTAGAACTTATTAAAGAGTTTCAAAGTGAACAGGCGCCTCTTAAGCAAATTTCTTTAAACCTTATGGGTTTTAAAGATTATTATAATATTCACAATTATATTGATTTTATTACCGTTACCACTTATGACGTGCAAGCTAATCTCCAACCCTCCCGGGTTTTGAATATTTTACGTGAAGGAAACCATCGATTTCTTAAAGATAGACGTATTCACCGCAGCTTAAAAATTGATATTAAACATACAGCTTCCACGCAACACCCTATTGCTGTAGTGCTCGCATGTATTGATTCCCGCGTTCCTGTAGAAACTATCTTTGACATGACTTTCGGCGATTTATTCTGCGTACGTGTCGGCGGTAATGTGGTAAATGATGATGTATTAGCTAGTATTGAATACGCTTGTAGTGTAGTAGGTGCAAAACTCATTGTTGTTTTGGGGCATACGCACTGCGGAGCTATTCAAGCAGCTTGTGATGATGTAGAAAAAGGCCACATTACGCAATTGTTAGCGAAAATAAAACCTGCAATCGCCGCAGAAAAAGAAACCGAGGTAAATCGCAATAGCCAAAATACCCCTTTTGTAAATAAAGTTATTAAATTAAATGTAGGTCATACCCTACACGATATTTACAAAAAAAGTACCATTCTTCGTGAAATGACCGAAAATGACGAAATCGGGATGGTAGGAGCAGTTTATGACGTAAATACCGGTAAAGTTAACTTTAGAAATTTTGGCCCGGAGGTTCAACAATTTGATCCCCATGCCACTGAATTGGCCGAAAAACTAAGCACCCTCATAAGCGACGCCCACGCCGATGAAATGCATAAAGAACTCCAGTTAGAAATTCCTTAA
- a CDS encoding glycosyltransferase family 39 protein — MFVLQLIAIWPFTVDDMYIPLRYARNWSEGYGLVWNINEPPVEGYTSFIFLALGKFAIQMGLNPVFVLKIAGAVGLFITFIGIYLISRLWFTPLIALIPSFWMLFYKGQIIWSVSGFETTVYQSIFCFSVYFILKGLGHLAYPQKRGPLVKVYWIMAGILLGLGAMTRPEMPGFVALFLVLMWMDKPRTAPVFYRNLLYFIASFIFIFAPYFIWRWTYFGHLFPNSVSCKGLSSFTELSLDKDYLILIYPLFLLIFPAIVQEIKNHSRKHYFLWIPSVVYGVLLIGADPIVAFYTRLFLPVYILLLPLVLLGIRFYFRRYLASYEKTSFIWLASVLLALFFIPGMKLNEYRFFTIDPQKGENLRLQVVDWLNNNVEKNATVVLGDTGLIPYKSSLKIIDSYCLNNLTMGMDRSAQRIENFCKKTLKESPQIIILTSLREKQTTYAPADACIQPFLLKDDKYQLVKTFSTHEGSGYTYEVFKRMK; from the coding sequence TTGTTTGTTTTACAACTTATCGCTATATGGCCGTTTACCGTTGATGATATGTATATTCCTTTGCGGTATGCCCGTAATTGGAGTGAAGGTTATGGATTGGTTTGGAATATAAACGAGCCACCGGTGGAAGGCTACACAAGTTTTATATTTTTAGCATTAGGTAAGTTTGCCATTCAGATGGGATTAAACCCTGTTTTTGTCTTAAAAATAGCGGGAGCTGTTGGACTTTTCATTACGTTTATTGGAATTTATCTTATTTCACGTCTGTGGTTTACCCCGCTCATAGCCCTTATCCCGTCTTTTTGGATGTTGTTTTATAAAGGGCAAATTATTTGGAGCGTTAGTGGGTTTGAAACGACGGTGTATCAGTCGATTTTTTGTTTTAGTGTTTATTTTATTTTAAAAGGTCTCGGGCATTTGGCTTATCCGCAGAAAAGAGGGCCTTTAGTAAAAGTTTATTGGATTATGGCCGGCATTTTACTCGGCCTAGGCGCTATGACTAGACCAGAAATGCCTGGTTTTGTAGCGTTATTCCTTGTTTTGATGTGGATGGACAAGCCACGCACAGCACCTGTTTTTTACCGTAATTTACTGTATTTTATTGCTAGCTTTATTTTTATATTTGCTCCTTATTTTATTTGGAGATGGACTTATTTCGGTCATTTATTCCCTAACTCCGTATCCTGTAAAGGGTTATCAAGTTTTACTGAGTTGTCCCTTGATAAGGACTATCTGATTTTAATCTACCCTTTATTTCTATTAATTTTCCCCGCGATAGTGCAAGAAATCAAAAACCACAGCCGAAAGCATTATTTTCTTTGGATACCAAGTGTTGTTTACGGTGTTTTATTAATAGGTGCCGATCCAATAGTCGCTTTCTATACGCGACTTTTTCTACCTGTATACATATTGCTGCTACCTTTAGTATTACTCGGAATTCGTTTTTATTTTCGCCGCTATTTGGCAAGTTATGAAAAAACTTCTTTTATCTGGTTGGCCAGTGTTCTGCTAGCTTTATTTTTTATTCCTGGCATGAAACTAAATGAATACCGATTTTTTACTATAGATCCGCAAAAAGGGGAAAATCTTCGCTTACAAGTTGTGGATTGGTTAAATAATAATGTAGAGAAAAACGCAACGGTAGTTCTTGGAGATACAGGTTTAATCCCCTATAAAAGCTCTCTAAAAATTATTGATTCCTACTGTTTAAATAACCTCACGATGGGAATGGATAGATCGGCTCAAAGAATAGAAAATTTCTGTAAAAAAACGCTGAAAGAATCGCCCCAGATTATTATTTTAACGTCACTACGTGAAAAACAGACCACTTATGCCCCTGCAGATGCGTGTATACAACCGTTTTTATTAAAAGATGATAAGTACCAACTTGTGAAAACTTTTAGTACCCATGAAGGTAGCGGATACACTTATGAAGTATTCAAACGCATGAAGTAG
- a CDS encoding decaprenyl-phosphate phosphoribosyltransferase translates to MDSIKKFYLLLRVSHWTKAIFVLLGVIYSNQSFFWPRAIVAALAFNLIASAVYIYNDLKDIAEDQLHPRKNKRPLASGLVSIPFAVGSFFFLLIVGMGLAFLVSFKMVGILAIYLLINFAYNYFLRNVPVLDVLCIASGFMLRILAGTIGIGLPITWWLTLTATLLSLFIALSKRRLELQLLKVNERRAVLKKYHPRLLNFLLFSTGYLCLFGYVFYIYFVRNWSFYFILTIPFAAFGLYRFTKLTSKDRKKDDPIALFFSDYLSVFNFICFFVLTFLALIQ, encoded by the coding sequence ATGGATTCAATAAAAAAATTCTATTTATTGTTGCGAGTGTCACATTGGACAAAAGCAATTTTTGTTCTCCTGGGAGTTATTTATTCTAATCAATCTTTTTTTTGGCCGCGGGCTATAGTCGCTGCCCTGGCATTTAATTTAATTGCCAGTGCTGTATATATTTATAATGATTTAAAAGACATTGCTGAAGATCAGTTACATCCCCGTAAAAATAAACGTCCCTTAGCAAGCGGTTTAGTTTCCATTCCTTTTGCCGTAGGAAGTTTTTTCTTTCTTTTAATCGTAGGAATGGGCCTGGCATTTTTAGTTTCATTTAAAATGGTAGGTATATTGGCAATCTATTTACTTATAAATTTTGCTTATAACTATTTTCTTAGAAATGTGCCGGTTCTAGATGTTTTGTGTATAGCGAGCGGTTTTATGTTGCGTATTCTTGCGGGCACCATTGGCATCGGCTTGCCCATTACCTGGTGGTTGACACTTACCGCTACTTTATTAAGCTTATTTATTGCTTTAAGCAAACGACGTTTAGAATTACAGCTTTTGAAAGTCAATGAAAGGCGAGCTGTGTTAAAAAAATACCATCCGCGTCTTTTAAATTTTCTGTTATTTAGCACTGGCTATTTATGTTTATTTGGGTACGTATTTTATATTTACTTTGTTCGTAATTGGTCTTTTTATTTTATATTGACTATCCCATTCGCAGCTTTTGGTTTGTACCGTTTTACCAAACTGACAAGCAAAGATCGCAAAAAAGATGATCCCATTGCCTTGTTTTTTTCGGATTATTTATCGGTATTTAATTTTATTTGTTTCTTTGTTCTTACTTTCCTGGCCCTTATTCAATGA
- a CDS encoding Nif3-like dinuclear metal center hexameric protein: protein MIKREDLNHYLQDYLSCDLFSDYAPNGLQIEGKENIEHICTAVTASADVIQSAVALQADALLVHHGYFWRGENPVITGIKKNRISQLLNNNINLFAYHLPLDCHLDVGNNACLAELFEVEAINKYSVGKTKNLLWAGELIKSMTPDEFSFFLQEKLKRQPLHIPVSKEKISTIAWCSGGAQDFIKDAAALGVDAYISGEISERTYYEAIEMDIHYYACGHYATERYGIQALGHHLGAKFELRHNFIESENPV, encoded by the coding sequence GTGATTAAAAGAGAGGACTTAAATCATTATCTGCAAGACTATTTAAGTTGTGACTTATTTTCTGATTACGCACCGAATGGTTTGCAGATTGAAGGCAAAGAAAATATTGAGCATATTTGTACAGCGGTAACTGCATCGGCAGATGTAATTCAGTCCGCAGTAGCTTTACAGGCAGATGCTTTATTGGTTCACCATGGATATTTTTGGCGTGGTGAGAACCCGGTCATTACAGGCATAAAAAAGAATCGTATTAGTCAGCTTTTAAATAATAATATTAATTTATTTGCTTACCACTTGCCTCTGGATTGTCATCTTGATGTAGGGAATAACGCTTGTCTTGCTGAACTTTTTGAAGTGGAAGCGATCAATAAATATTCAGTAGGAAAAACTAAAAATTTGCTTTGGGCGGGGGAACTGATTAAGTCGATGACCCCGGATGAATTTTCCTTTTTTTTACAAGAAAAATTAAAAAGACAACCTTTACATATTCCTGTTAGTAAAGAAAAAATTTCCACAATTGCATGGTGCTCGGGAGGGGCGCAGGATTTTATAAAAGATGCTGCCGCTTTAGGTGTCGACGCTTATATCAGTGGTGAGATTTCTGAAAGAACCTACTATGAAGCAATTGAAATGGATATTCATTATTACGCGTGTGGTCATTATGCCACAGAGCGCTATGGAATTCAGGCTTTAGGACATCATCTGGGTGCTAAATTTGAATTACGACATAATTTTATAGAAAGCGAAAATCCGGTTTAA
- the murA gene encoding UDP-N-acetylglucosamine 1-carboxyvinyltransferase has protein sequence MDKLIINGGKPLQGDVTISGAKNSALPIMAATILASDNVTVANVPHLRDITTMMELLGQLGAQLVLDEKMNVQVDASHINDFTAPYELVKTMRASILVLGPLLSRFGQADVSLPGGCAIGTRPVDLHLKAFKAMGADISVKNGFIKARCKNGRLQGKTLVFDTVTVGGTENVLMAACLAEGKTVIKNAAREPEVVDLANFLIQMGAKIHGAGTHTIEIEGVDSLGGGSYSVMPDRIEAGTYLTSGAVTRGNVTVRKVKPDNLLSMLCKFEEAGAAITIGEDWVNLNMHGERPSAVNISTAPYPGFPTDMQAQFMVLNTVAQGSASIVETIFENRFMHVQELQRMGAQIRLHGNTAMVNGIEKLTGAPVMATDLRASASLILAGLVAEGETRVERIYHVDRGYERIEEKFSILGADIKRCSGR, from the coding sequence ATGGATAAATTAATCATCAATGGCGGGAAGCCCCTTCAAGGTGATGTAACTATCTCAGGTGCAAAAAATTCAGCGTTACCTATTATGGCAGCCACCATCCTCGCCAGCGATAATGTCACTGTTGCCAATGTCCCTCATCTTCGTGATATTACCACGATGATGGAGCTATTAGGCCAGCTAGGGGCTCAATTAGTTCTTGATGAAAAAATGAATGTCCAGGTAGACGCAAGCCATATTAATGATTTTACTGCTCCTTATGAATTAGTAAAAACCATGCGTGCTTCGATATTGGTTTTAGGTCCGCTTCTTTCTCGTTTTGGGCAAGCAGACGTTTCCTTGCCGGGTGGCTGTGCGATTGGTACCCGTCCCGTCGATTTGCACTTAAAAGCATTTAAAGCGATGGGGGCTGACATTTCTGTAAAAAATGGGTTTATCAAAGCACGTTGTAAAAATGGCCGTTTACAAGGAAAAACCCTGGTGTTTGATACTGTCACTGTAGGTGGAACAGAAAACGTATTAATGGCTGCTTGTTTAGCTGAAGGTAAAACAGTAATTAAAAACGCTGCTCGTGAACCAGAGGTAGTTGACCTGGCTAATTTTTTGATTCAAATGGGTGCAAAAATCCATGGTGCGGGAACCCATACCATTGAAATCGAAGGCGTGGATTCTTTGGGCGGGGGTTCGTATTCAGTAATGCCCGATCGTATTGAAGCAGGCACTTATTTGACTTCTGGGGCTGTGACCCGAGGCAATGTAACCGTGCGTAAAGTAAAGCCAGATAACTTGTTATCGATGCTTTGTAAATTTGAAGAAGCTGGAGCGGCCATCACTATTGGCGAAGATTGGGTAAATTTAAATATGCATGGGGAAAGACCAAGTGCCGTAAACATTTCTACAGCACCTTATCCAGGGTTTCCAACGGATATGCAAGCGCAATTTATGGTATTAAATACTGTTGCCCAAGGCTCGGCATCTATTGTAGAAACTATTTTTGAAAACCGTTTTATGCATGTGCAAGAGCTACAACGAATGGGAGCGCAAATTCGTTTACATGGAAATACCGCCATGGTTAATGGAATTGAGAAACTGACAGGAGCGCCGGTTATGGCCACTGATCTACGTGCTTCTGCAAGCTTGATCCTGGCTGGATTGGTGGCTGAGGGAGAGACGCGAGTAGAGCGGATTTATCATGTCGATAGGGGATATGAGCGTATTGAAGAAAAGTTTTCTATTTTGGGCGCTGATATTAAACGGTGTTCTGGAAGGTGA
- a CDS encoding BolA family protein: MISNEEIEQKLLALENVDYVKVKGDGYHFQLVIVSDVFNGKSKVARQQWVYSQLKDDIIGGSLHAISMQTLTNEEWEKQHG; the protein is encoded by the coding sequence ATGATAAGCAATGAAGAAATAGAACAAAAATTGTTAGCCCTTGAAAATGTGGATTATGTCAAAGTGAAAGGGGACGGTTACCATTTTCAATTAGTCATTGTTTCTGACGTCTTTAACGGAAAGTCGAAAGTAGCCAGGCAACAATGGGTCTATTCACAATTAAAAGATGATATTATCGGGGGTAGCTTGCATGCTATTTCAATGCAAACACTGACCAATGAAGAATGGGAGAAGCAACATGGATAA
- a CDS encoding lipid asymmetry maintenance protein MlaB produces MEIQFTPAAELTFDTVQQDAVRLQKLARAQDNATIFCNLTNVNHCDSAGLAFLIEAKRICKTFKKDLRIEGASAAIHALAEFCGVGWILESPVKAVEIKNDKQ; encoded by the coding sequence ATGGAAATTCAATTTACCCCTGCTGCTGAGTTAACGTTTGATACGGTACAGCAGGACGCGGTCCGTTTGCAAAAATTGGCCAGGGCGCAGGATAATGCCACCATTTTTTGTAATTTAACCAATGTTAATCATTGTGATAGTGCGGGTCTTGCTTTTTTAATTGAAGCAAAACGCATCTGTAAAACTTTCAAAAAAGATTTACGAATTGAAGGCGCTTCTGCTGCTATTCATGCTTTAGCAGAATTTTGTGGTGTGGGGTGGATTTTAGAATCGCCAGTAAAGGCTGTTGAGATAAAAAATGATAAGCAATGA
- a CDS encoding phospholipid-binding protein MlaC: MKTLKTLLLTLALGVSTILCAQDSPVPMLENVANQIINTLNQNKGNLKNNHAIIHQAVTRYLLPVVDVTGMSRSVLGRQAWNQATSAQKKEFTQEFTKLVIRTYSTPLAEYSDEKVKFLPLRGATNGKFIRVNSVISRSNGQNIPLSYSLVSKNGQWKIYDLSVEGVSLLQSFRSQFGQILQNSSMDELINQMRKKAA, encoded by the coding sequence ATGAAAACATTAAAAACGTTATTACTCACTTTGGCGCTAGGGGTATCAACCATTCTTTGTGCGCAAGATTCTCCGGTCCCTATGCTGGAAAATGTTGCCAATCAAATTATTAATACCTTAAATCAGAACAAGGGAAATTTAAAAAATAACCACGCGATTATTCACCAAGCCGTTACCCGGTATTTATTACCCGTAGTTGACGTAACCGGTATGTCGCGTTCTGTTTTAGGAAGACAAGCATGGAACCAGGCTACCAGTGCTCAAAAGAAAGAATTTACACAAGAATTTACCAAACTGGTTATACGAACGTATTCGACTCCCTTGGCGGAGTATTCTGATGAAAAAGTAAAATTTCTTCCTTTACGTGGTGCAACCAATGGGAAGTTTATTCGAGTAAATAGCGTAATTAGCCGCAGCAACGGTCAAAATATTCCTTTAAGCTATAGCCTGGTTTCTAAGAATGGCCAATGGAAAATTTATGATTTAAGCGTTGAAGGGGTCAGCTTGTTACAAAGTTTCCGATCGCAATTTGGTCAAATCCTGCAAAATTCAAGCATGGACGAGCTGATTAATCAAATGCGTAAAAAGGCTGCATAA
- the mlaD gene encoding outer membrane lipid asymmetry maintenance protein MlaD gives MKKQRYIDISVGMFMLLGLLALSVMVFKVSGFSDFSSTKNSYSVTAEFTDIGGLKVRAPVTVAGVKIGEVTNIELQPGSLNAKVTMALRPDKPIPYEDASARILTQGLLGSNYISIVPGFDDDDEGSKAHPYLRSGDVIAKTQEAVILENLIGQLLFNINKKS, from the coding sequence ATGAAAAAGCAGCGTTATATAGATATTAGCGTTGGAATGTTTATGCTGCTAGGCTTACTGGCTTTATCAGTTATGGTTTTTAAAGTAAGTGGTTTCTCTGATTTTTCTTCTACGAAAAACAGTTATTCAGTTACGGCGGAGTTTACTGATATAGGAGGGCTAAAGGTACGGGCTCCTGTTACGGTTGCTGGAGTTAAAATTGGCGAAGTAACGAATATTGAATTGCAACCGGGAAGCCTTAATGCCAAGGTAACTATGGCCTTGCGTCCTGATAAGCCCATTCCCTATGAAGATGCTAGTGCTCGCATTCTAACCCAAGGTTTGTTAGGTTCTAATTATATTAGTATTGTCCCGGGTTTTGATGATGACGATGAAGGAAGTAAAGCGCATCCTTATTTGCGTAGCGGGGATGTTATTGCCAAGACCCAGGAAGCAGTGATTCTTGAAAATTTAATTGGTCAACTCTTATTTAATATTAATAAAAAATCATAA
- the mlaE gene encoding lipid asymmetry maintenance ABC transporter permease subunit MlaE, which translates to MLEAIAKLGLRGLNSLQGIGNSGVFLLKVLLRKPDFRRLWPDFRSQLYYVGVLSCLIIVVSALFIGMVVGLQGFNTLNKFGATTQLGQLLALSVSRELGPVISALLFAGRAGSALTAEIGLMKATEQLDSMDMMGVDPLGRIIFPRFLAGIVALPLLALIFSAVAVFGGYFIGVEWLGIDGGSFWSNMQASVDFRMDVLSGIIKSVVFAFLVLWIAVFQGFSCKPTSEGISQATTKTVVYSSLAVLGFDFLLTAVMIGDW; encoded by the coding sequence ATGCTTGAGGCAATCGCCAAATTAGGACTGCGTGGCTTAAATTCTTTACAAGGAATTGGAAATTCTGGTGTTTTTTTACTAAAAGTATTGTTAAGAAAACCGGATTTTCGCCGCTTATGGCCAGATTTTCGTTCACAGCTATACTATGTGGGCGTTTTATCCTGTTTAATTATTGTCGTGTCCGCACTTTTTATAGGAATGGTAGTAGGCCTTCAAGGCTTTAATACGCTTAATAAATTTGGTGCCACCACGCAATTAGGTCAGCTACTTGCACTCAGTGTTTCTCGCGAATTGGGGCCTGTAATCAGCGCATTACTATTTGCTGGCAGAGCCGGTTCGGCACTTACCGCTGAAATTGGCCTTATGAAGGCAACGGAGCAACTGGATAGTATGGATATGATGGGTGTCGATCCACTAGGTCGTATCATTTTTCCCCGTTTTTTAGCGGGTATCGTTGCTTTGCCTCTGCTCGCTTTAATTTTTTCCGCTGTTGCTGTTTTCGGAGGATATTTTATTGGAGTAGAGTGGTTAGGAATTGATGGAGGGAGTTTTTGGTCAAACATGCAAGCTTCCGTTGATTTTCGCATGGATGTTTTAAGCGGCATCATAAAAAGTGTTGTTTTTGCATTTTTAGTCTTATGGATTGCTGTTTTCCAAGGTTTTTCATGCAAACCCACCTCGGAAGGCATCAGCCAGGCTACGACTAAAACGGTGGTTTATTCTTCCTTGGCAGTTTTAGGATTTGATTTTCTTTTGACAGCAGTAATGATTGGAGATTGGTAA
- a CDS encoding ATP-binding cassette domain-containing protein, producing MADNLVEITKLSFAHQDRLIFNEIDIAVKRGKITAIMGPSGSGKTTLLRLIGALLTPNAGEIRVDGENIHTLSRKALYEARRKMGLLFQNSALFTNLSVFDNVAFPLREHTSLSEALLRDIVLMKLEAVGLRGAADLMPAQLSGGMARRVALARSIVLDPALMMYDEPFTGQDPISLGVLVKLIKRLNQLLEITSIVVSHDVNETTSIADYIYLIAGGKVIGQGTPEELIHSDNPLVKQFMHGEADGVVPFHYPARSYQEELLDA from the coding sequence ATGGCTGACAATTTGGTGGAAATCACCAAGCTTTCCTTTGCTCACCAAGATCGATTGATTTTTAATGAAATTGATATTGCAGTAAAACGGGGAAAGATTACTGCTATTATGGGACCTAGTGGTAGCGGCAAAACCACGCTTTTACGATTAATTGGAGCATTATTAACCCCCAATGCGGGCGAGATACGCGTAGATGGGGAAAATATTCACACACTTTCGCGTAAAGCACTCTATGAGGCTCGGCGTAAAATGGGGCTTCTTTTTCAAAATAGTGCTTTATTCACTAACCTGTCTGTTTTTGACAATGTCGCTTTCCCTTTGCGTGAACACACTTCTTTAAGTGAAGCCTTACTTAGAGATATTGTACTTATGAAGTTGGAAGCGGTGGGATTAAGAGGGGCTGCAGATTTAATGCCTGCCCAGTTATCGGGGGGTATGGCTAGAAGAGTGGCATTGGCTAGAAGTATTGTGCTTGATCCCGCTCTTATGATGTATGATGAGCCTTTTACTGGGCAAGATCCCATTTCTTTAGGTGTATTAGTTAAATTAATTAAACGGTTAAATCAATTACTCGAAATCACCAGTATTGTGGTCTCGCATGATGTAAACGAAACCACGTCTATTGCCGACTACATTTATTTAATTGCTGGTGGGAAAGTAATAGGGCAGGGAACGCCTGAAGAACTAATTCACTCTGATAATCCACTCGTAAAACAATTTATGCATGGAGAGGCTGATGGTGTAGTTCCTTTCCATTACCCCGCCCGTTCTTATCAAGAGGAGTTATTAGATGCTTGA